The DNA window GCCGCAATGATGAGAACAACAATCCCCACGCTGACTAAAAGCGCACTCTTATTTGTGGCTTTACGCCGATGCTTGAAAAGACAATATAAAATCCAAACGCTCGTAATCAATAAACAGCTCATACCAAGGAGAAGGCGACCCTCATAGCTTGGGTAAATGTAGGTAAAGTTGAGCTGCAACATGGCAAAAATACTGAAGTATGCAGACACTGGACCGACCGGAATACGGTTACAAAGCCCTTGATATATTCCCAATAAAATCAATAACAAAGATAGCTGACCACTCCAATTGGAGAGCACAAAGCGCATAAAATCAGGTAAGACGTTTTGCAATGCAAAAAAGGAAAAATTGACAAAAAGAAACCATGGCGCAATCGCCCAGTAAGCCGTTGCTTTTACATCGCGATTTGCCATCCATAGAAACGTCAATGCGATAGCCGACGTTACTATGCTTATGGCACTCATAATCAAAATAGTTTGCGTTGATAACTCTATCATATCGCTTCGGCTTTTTCCGTTGTGGTAAACTCGTCCCTTATCTTTAGCTTACACATTGAACAAGCAAAAAGACGACTCACGAACACTATCGTTATTTCGTCATTCAACGTCATTGATGCTATCGCAAAGATTCGAATAGTTTAGTAATTAAGGTAGGACAGCAACTTAGCGCTGTAAAGGAAGCCTGCTTAGATAACAACAGTCAACGAAAGGCGCGGTTTAGCAAAGACTAATCCGCTCCCGAGTCTTGGATAGGCAGCCCTGTCGCTAGGTTAATATTGCGGCTTTAATCTCACGAACCAACTTTACATTTTTGTTCTCGTCAGACGAACTCAGCGTCAATACTTCACCCGTTGTCACATCGAACTCATACAGGTCAAAGCCTTCTTTGGTTAGCACTAATTCAAGCACCACGGCAAAATCGGGTATGGAAGGGTAATTGATAATGTCGAGCACAGGTTCAAAGACATAGACTTGCAACTCATTCGCAATGCATTCAGCTTGCTTAACAACTCGTGTAAAAGTCCCCTCAAGCAACGGGAGAGCGGTAGAACAGGAATAGCATGTAAACAAACTTGGCTGCCCAACATAATGCACTTGTAATGTTCGGTGCTTTACTGTTTGACCTGTTATCGAGTGATGAGAGGACAAACCATTCACTGAACTGCGGCTACCTAGAAAACGTGCTTGCAATTTAAATCCAGCGTCATCATTTGCAAATAGCGAAAAAACACTCGCATGTCCTATTTCTCCGATATCGGGTAGTTCGCCAAATGCCTGAATTTCTCTTACCACTTTCTCTATCAAAAAAAACTTGTCTTGACTTAAGCGGAACAGTAGGTGTGCTAAACGTTGATCTTGCTTTGCTGTTGGCAAGCCACACTGAATTACACGTGTAGTTTCGTCAATGAACCTTTGAAATTCCAGAGGCTCGTTTACTACGGGACGATAAATCACAGTCATAGTGTATCTCCAGCAAAAGATAGGCTAGAACACACGTGTTCAATCGCTTTGTGGGAAACATGAGCATTGGCATGAAAAAGTTGATACTGTTTCAACAGCGCCAACGCTCGCTCCGGCGAACGTGAGTGAATTCCTTCAATGGCCTGCCATGCGAGTTCAAACAGTGATGAACGAGAGAGCTGAATCAGTGCTGTCAAACTGGACTTGCCACCATATAACGTCAACAAATTAATAAAGTTCAAAAGCCGCTCATGCCGCTGATAGCGATATTCAATCGCTTTGACAGTAAGATGGTTGGCATCAAAACGAATACGGTGTGCCTGTTCTGTCGATTTACCTAAGTTAATCAACCAAATAGCATCTGATGAGGCTGATAGGTTAATAGCATAACTGCCTTCAACGGACACACGGTCGTTTGCATTAAGAGTGAATGCCGAAGCCATGTTCTGTACTTCGATTTGCCCGATATGCTGCGCATCAACATTAAACAGCTTTACGAGTTTAAGCTTAACCTCTCCTTCAATAACATGAAATTCAACAGGTCCCTCAAGGACATATTCATTTGTCTCAACCGCTCCTTTAAACACGGCAATTTGGTTTAAGATCGAATCCTGTAATACAATCCCGTGCTGTCCAAATAACTTAACGCTATGTACGTCTTGTGTCTTATTGGGTAAAAGCGCCGCTAACGTGCTTTTATTGAAACTCATTAAGGTTTTACACATATATCCATCCTTGAATTTAGTGGTCACTGGTTTTCTATTGCTCAGGAAACACCATGCTGAGATGTAACATAATCGTCACAAAATCAGCTTTTTACCTTATGTGAATTTCGAATATCGTATAAACACATCGTTGATTGAAAAATACACATCACGAGGCGTATACGGACATGTGAAAATTTCTCGACATGAAATTTTGTGAGGAACAATCGCTGAAGACATTGTTTGCACTGTAAAATTGGATAATCGTTAAATTAGTTTATCGATGTTTGTACTGAGTTTTACAATAAGCTCGCTGGACATGCGGAGAGCGAAGTTGTTGGTGCTTTGTTTTTCGACCAGCGTGCCGTTGTCGCCACACTTTAAAGCAGCCTTCGCTCATCGAACTTCGCATCAACTTCACAACTTGGGTGGATGAAATACCGAATTGTAACTCTATTGCTTCAAACGGTGTTCTATCTTCCCACGCCATTTCAATGATCCGTGATAGATCCGCATCAGTATAATTCATTACGCAATCTCAAAAATTTAGACAGTCATTACGAAGTGACCTCGGATAAGATCAATGACCCATAAAAAACTTCATTTACCGAGCAAAATTTGCCTAGACTGCCAACGTCCATTTTTATGGCGGAAGAAATGGGCAAAAGACTGGGACCGGGTACTATTTTGCTCCAAACGATGTCGAAGCCAGAAGTAGGCCATTCCTGCTCGTACTGTCTCGCTTTCTATTTAGTGATGCTTGAGTTTGGCCTTTAAGTATTCGTTGGGCGATGTGCCATACCATTTCTTAAACGCTTTATTAAACGAACTCTGCTCCGAAAAGCCGAGTTTCTCTGCAATCAATGAAAGTGGTATAACACCAAGTAAAGGCGCTAATCGTCGTTTTCGCTCTTCATCGAGTAGTTCACTAAAACCGGTATTTTCTTCTTTAAGTCGACGTTGCAGGTGACGACAAGACAAATTAAGCGCAGCGGCGACTCTGACTTGGTTCACATTAAATAAATCGGATTTGGCTTCAAGTAACATGGTCACTTGCCGTTTTACGCCAGACGTTTTTGCAAACATCGCAAGTGCATCATCTGACAAATGTAGAAAGGTACGGTGCATCGTTTCATTTTTACTCAGAAATGGCATATCCAACAGATGTCTATCAAAAACAATCGCATTTTCTGACTGCTTTACTTGAATAGCGCATCCAAACCACGCGGTAAGTTCAGGTAAATTCGTAGCAGGAATGTCAAAAGCGAAACGAACTTCAAGCGGAGACAATGTTGATTTTAGCACCTGTCGCGTCACCGCGACCCATGCCGTCATATTGCGTAAAACCACATGCGAATTTGATTTACTAAAAGGCTGCCAACTGATTTTCGCTTGCTGCTGTTCTGTAAATTCAGCACGGCCGATATTCGCGACCAACGCATCGTATCGCAGCAAAGCTTCTATGGCCTGTTTTAAATCACGACTCGATTCGACTAAGTAACCCAACACACCATAGTCCGCAGCAAGAATGGATTGCCCTAAATGGAAGCCAAATAACGTATCCGTAGTAAGCTTTGCGCCCACCTCCAGCAACGTTTCATAGTACTCAAGCGGCACGCGCGTGTCATGCCCTCCTTCTGGCAACAAGGACAAGTGGCTTTGCAGCAAACGCTCACTAATACCTTGACTTTCGAGGTATGCAATGACACTGGCAAAATAAACGTAAGAAGTTGAGTAATTCATGTCGCAATTGGACAAAAAGTTGGCGTTATCCAGCAAGATAACGGAAAACAACCTCGTTACGCTAGTCCCAAATAGGAACTTATAAAGAAAAGTCTGATGAAAAATCGCTTGGTGGACGTCACTTCAATCCACATTATTCCAACTACGCCGACTAATCTGCTCACAACGTTGCTTGATCATAATCAGCTTTCTCGTTTTTTCGGAGCCTCTATCACGGAAATTCGCCCAGAAATAGCTGGGGCGCCAAAAGGAGGTAAAGGGACGCAGCGTTTAGTCTCGATGCTTGGGTTTAAATTTATCGAAGAAATTACGGATGCCTCCGTTGATAAAATTGAATACGCCATTCAAGGCAACTTTCCTCTGAAAGGCCACCGTGGCGTTATTGAGTTCTATCCAAGTGACACAAAAACCGTATTGCGCTACCAAATCACAGGCCAAGTTCCGCGATTTATACCCGTCTTTCTCATGGCGTTGATCATTCGTCGCGATTTAAATCTAGCACTCAAAAAACTGGAGGTATTTCATGCCTGTTGAGTTAATATTACTGGCTCTAAGCCCTCTTTTCCTGCTGTGCATTGCGGTTGAGTATTACCTACATCCGACCGATTACGCACTCAAAGACTCCATTCAAAATACACTGCTTGCTCTTTTACACCAAGCGAGTGACGCTATCGCACTTATCCTTCTCATGCCGCTATTTCACTGGTTCGCCCAGTTTTCACTGTTTAACATTTCGCTCTCTCCAGCATCTTTACTGATAGGCTTTTTGTTTCAAGATTTTTTGTATTATTGGTTTCATCGAGCTTCGCACAACATTCATTGGTTGTGGTGCGCACATGTGGTTCATCACAGCTCCGTTCGCATGAATTTCACCACTGCTTTTCGTCAAAGTTTACTTTATCCTGTTTTAGGAATGTGGCTGTTTTGGCTACCGATGATATTACTGGGATTTGATCCTGAACTGGTGTTTGCCATTGTCGCGATTAATCTCGCTTTTCAGTTCTTTGTACACACAAAGCACATCGGAAAATTAGGTTGGCTGGAACATCTGTTTAATACGCCCACACATCACCGAATTCACCACGCAAGCAATGATCACTACCTTGATAAGAATTACGCGGGTGTCCTCATCATCTGGGACAAACTATTTGGTACGTACGTTGAAGAGGATGAAAACATTACTATCGAATATGGGATACAAGGTCCTGCACCTCAAGATAACCTTATCGCAATTAATTTTGCTCAGCTATGCCATATGTTGAAGTCGATGAGGCATGCATACGGACTAAAAGCTAAGATTCACGCGATATTTGGCTATCCTTCAACGCTTGATAGCACTTCAACTGAAATATCTTCCATTGAGTTTACACTGACAAGCCCTCATAGTAGGGAAGAATCCAATGATTGAGGAAAGACAAATGATTGAACAAGGACAAGCTTTACCGCAAGGTGTACTTGCAGAACTGACAAGCGATGGCGTAGTAAATCACGAAACAGCCACGTTGTTTGCAGACAAAAAAGTGGTTGTGTTTGCAGTACCAGGAGCGTTTACACCAACGTGCTCAGCAGCTCATTTACCTGGTTACGTGACACTCGCAGATAAGATCAAAGCCAAAGGTGTTGATCTGATCGTCTGTGTTTCCGTGAATGACGCCTTCGTCATGAAAGCCTGGGGCGATGCTCAAAACGCACAAGAGATCACCATGCTTGCTGATGGCGATGGTAGCTTCACCAAAGCATTAGGCCTTGAAATGGATACTGGTGCATTTGGCGGTGTTCGTTCACAGCGCTATGCGATGATTGTTGATAATGGTGTGGTTACAGCTCTTAACGTTGAAGCACCAAAGTCATTCGAAGTCAGTAAAGCTGAAGTGATTCTAGATACGCTTTAATACGACTTTAAAACAATTCAAATAAAAGAAAAGCGCTTTAAAGCGCCTTTCTTTTTTCTGCTCAAAGTTGAATTAGTTGGCCTCTGCTGGCTTGGAAATCGGTGCTCTTGCGTGCGCACGAGCGTAAATTTTCTTACGCAGGGCGCGTTGCAGTAGGAAAAAGCTCAGCGTCGCTTGCAAAAATACGGTCGCCACTGAAAGCGTCCAAATGGTAGTCACCGCTAAATCATCTTGCGACACAAAATACACTAACAAGCACGAAAATGTTGAAACCCGCACAAAAGTACTCGCAAGTGAGGGCAACGTATTGCCAAAAGCTTGGAACATACCTGAAGCCGCAAAGACCATCCCTGCTGGAACAAAGTTAAAACCAACAAAACTTAAAAACGTAGCAGCCACTAGAATCACTTCAGGATCATTGCTAAATGGACCTAAAAACCATTCAGGCACAAAGATACAAGGTATAGCCATCATCGCCATCATCCCAACGGTCATACCCATAGAAATCTTATACGTTGCGTACACCCGCTTCACTTTGCCGGCCGCATAGTTTTGCCCTGCAATGGCTGGTGCAGCAAACGCAATCGCCATGACGGGTAAAAAAAGTGACTGCATAATTCGCGTGCCTAAACCAAAGCCAGCTTGTTCCGCTGGGCCAAAACGGCTCAGAGCCCAATAAATTAGCGCCATATAGAAAAACGTTAACATAAATTCGCTGCCCGCAGGGACACCTACTTTTAGGATACCTTTAAAAATTTTCCAATTCGGTGTCATTTTGGCAAAATGCAACGTCAGCGTATTCGGGTTTTTGTAGAGGTATTTGATCACCAGAACTAACGCAAAAATAGCGGATACTGAGCTTGCACAAGCCGCACCGCTCACGCCCATTTCTGGTAATATGCCACCCGCGCCGGTAATAAGTAACGGAGACAACACTGCATTTAAAATGAGAGCTAACATTTGTATACCCATCAAAGGCTTAACAAGTCCAGCCCCCGCATCGATGCAGAGATCACCGTCAACACAAATTGCAAGGCCAGTGAAGGCAAAAACCAATGGAAATAGCTAAAGGCCATTTGTCTAGTCTGTTCGTCACTCACCAACGCATTGATGTAGGCATGGCCAAAGTTATACCCGACAAAGAGTGTTATAAGCGTGGCGGCCAAACCATAAAACATACCATGGCTGTAAATCGACTCTGCTTCATCACGGTTTTTCCGCCCCATGGCATGAGCAACTAGCGTTGCGCAACCCACATTAAACACTTGGGTTATTGCCATGATAAAAAAGAACAAGTTTCCAGCTGTACTGACGCCTGCAAGTGCAGCCTCGCCTAATTGACCAACAAAAAACAAGTCGATAAGAAAATACATTGTTTGAATGAGCATGCCCA is part of the Pseudoalteromonas xiamenensis genome and encodes:
- a CDS encoding AraC family transcriptional regulator, whose translation is MNYSTSYVYFASVIAYLESQGISERLLQSHLSLLPEGGHDTRVPLEYYETLLEVGAKLTTDTLFGFHLGQSILAADYGVLGYLVESSRDLKQAIEALLRYDALVANIGRAEFTEQQQAKISWQPFSKSNSHVVLRNMTAWVAVTRQVLKSTLSPLEVRFAFDIPATNLPELTAWFGCAIQVKQSENAIVFDRHLLDMPFLSKNETMHRTFLHLSDDALAMFAKTSGVKRQVTMLLEAKSDLFNVNQVRVAAALNLSCRHLQRRLKEENTGFSELLDEERKRRLAPLLGVIPLSLIAEKLGFSEQSSFNKAFKKWYGTSPNEYLKAKLKHH
- a CDS encoding SRPBCC family protein, giving the protein MKNRLVDVTSIHIIPTTPTNLLTTLLDHNQLSRFFGASITEIRPEIAGAPKGGKGTQRLVSMLGFKFIEEITDASVDKIEYAIQGNFPLKGHRGVIEFYPSDTKTVLRYQITGQVPRFIPVFLMALIIRRDLNLALKKLEVFHAC
- a CDS encoding peroxiredoxin; the protein is MIEQGQALPQGVLAELTSDGVVNHETATLFADKKVVVFAVPGAFTPTCSAAHLPGYVTLADKIKAKGVDLIVCVSVNDAFVMKAWGDAQNAQEITMLADGDGSFTKALGLEMDTGAFGGVRSQRYAMIVDNGVVTALNVEAPKSFEVSKAEVILDTL
- a CDS encoding MATE family efflux transporter, yielding MLALILNAVLSPLLITGAGGILPEMGVSGAACASSVSAIFALVLVIKYLYKNPNTLTLHFAKMTPNWKIFKGILKVGVPAGSEFMLTFFYMALIYWALSRFGPAEQAGFGLGTRIMQSLFLPVMAIAFAAPAIAGQNYAAGKVKRVYATYKISMGMTVGMMAMMAIPCIFVPEWFLGPFSNDPEVILVAATFLSFVGFNFVPAGMVFAASGMFQAFGNTLPSLASTFVRVSTFSCLLVYFVSQDDLAVTTIWTLSVATVFLQATLSFFLLQRALRKKIYARAHARAPISKPAEAN
- a CDS encoding MATE family efflux transporter, which codes for MQDLTKGPIQKHIVHMAVPIAMGMLIQTMYFLIDLFFVGQLGEAALAGVSTAGNLFFFIMAITQVFNVGCATLVAHAMGRKNRDEAESIYSHGMFYGLAATLITLFVGYNFGHAYINALVSDEQTRQMAFSYFHWFLPSLALQFVLTVISASMRGLDLLSL
- a CDS encoding TIGR03643 family protein codes for the protein MNYTDADLSRIIEMAWEDRTPFEAIELQFGISSTQVVKLMRSSMSEGCFKVWRQRHAGRKTKHQQLRSPHVQRAYCKTQYKHR
- a CDS encoding sterol desaturase family protein: MPVELILLALSPLFLLCIAVEYYLHPTDYALKDSIQNTLLALLHQASDAIALILLMPLFHWFAQFSLFNISLSPASLLIGFLFQDFLYYWFHRASHNIHWLWCAHVVHHSSVRMNFTTAFRQSLLYPVLGMWLFWLPMILLGFDPELVFAIVAINLAFQFFVHTKHIGKLGWLEHLFNTPTHHRIHHASNDHYLDKNYAGVLIIWDKLFGTYVEEDENITIEYGIQGPAPQDNLIAINFAQLCHMLKSMRHAYGLKAKIHAIFGYPSTLDSTSTEISSIEFTLTSPHSREESND
- a CDS encoding DUF2256 domain-containing protein; protein product: MTHKKLHLPSKICLDCQRPFLWRKKWAKDWDRVLFCSKRCRSQK